The following are from one region of the Pseudodesulfovibrio piezophilus C1TLV30 genome:
- a CDS encoding tRNA lysidine(34) synthetase yields the protein MASWGKLTFAQKKCVSATGKLMQQTDMVSPGARIGIAASGGVDSFLMLKVLSIRKAIMPFPVELMALHINAGFDITSHTPLVDWCADHGIAAHVELTNYGPRAHTEENRRNSPCFYCSMLRRKRLFELCRDYGLTHLAFGHNADDNVVTFFMNILQNGRADGMAVNEPFFDGKLNVIRPTMLLDKKTVIKAAKQWQLPVWENTCPSNGYTKRDEVHTWLRQTWKHDKRIKNNIFNAITRQQVDLTSKKV from the coding sequence ATGGCATCTTGGGGAAAACTGACATTCGCGCAAAAGAAATGCGTCTCGGCAACGGGAAAACTCATGCAACAAACTGACATGGTTTCTCCTGGTGCCCGAATCGGCATCGCGGCATCCGGTGGCGTGGACAGTTTTCTCATGCTCAAGGTGTTGAGTATCAGAAAAGCAATCATGCCCTTCCCTGTGGAGCTTATGGCTCTGCATATAAACGCTGGCTTCGATATCACATCACATACTCCGCTTGTTGACTGGTGTGCAGACCACGGCATTGCAGCACATGTCGAATTGACAAACTATGGCCCTAGAGCACACACAGAGGAAAACAGAAGGAACTCACCATGTTTTTACTGTAGCATGCTTAGACGAAAACGACTCTTTGAACTCTGTAGAGACTATGGCTTGACCCATCTTGCCTTCGGACACAACGCCGATGACAACGTCGTCACCTTTTTCATGAACATCCTGCAAAATGGTCGAGCTGACGGGATGGCAGTCAATGAACCTTTTTTTGATGGCAAGCTCAATGTTATCCGACCGACCATGCTTCTTGATAAAAAAACCGTCATCAAAGCAGCAAAACAATGGCAACTCCCGGTGTGGGAAAACACGTGCCCTTCCAACGGTTACACCAAAAGAGATGAAGTTCACACATGGTTGCGACAGACGTGGAAGCATGACAAAAGAATAAAAAACAATATCTTCAATGCCATAACCCGCCAACAGGTTGACTTGACAAGTAAAAAAGTCTAG
- a CDS encoding DUF4340 domain-containing protein: MKRITFVLTLVVLVVFSASGYWYTTLQKENVDHTRWLPNSFDAVRSIHFQLADTPRFTLAASQQSEWEVQISGDTSSIKARAVSDKVDEFLRRLASVEPLRSLGRFDSGRQRQFGIEKPDLKVIINFRKSTIKPLTIKLASGDHSVVYGWNSRNPELVYEFNEKVLGNLALTAESFFDKRVLFFDENAISKVQLVQPFGSSWLVEKHKEGYFFSLPGYLKGKPASDSALKLYIHSLALLQARQFVLESTDVDKRIPALTLRLWRGTDSEPSTVAFYTVKENPGQYLGQSSWLTVPFLLDAQSVGQLVKSAFDVQGRSVIKLDLGTVARLVVIHGENNYAIERSTSGWRLLDSKKDLQGIDMFLWRFTELQFEALPINNLPDSAVRLMYCKLADKNGDTLTELTFYADPKLPQGQCWMKNGGGMFYPVSSRLLKDLQGMFPSGSSEN, translated from the coding sequence TTGAAGCGAATAACGTTTGTATTGACTTTAGTCGTTCTGGTCGTCTTTTCGGCCTCAGGCTATTGGTATACTACACTGCAAAAAGAGAATGTCGACCACACTCGGTGGTTGCCAAATTCTTTTGATGCGGTTCGCTCTATTCATTTTCAGCTGGCGGATACACCCCGTTTTACCCTCGCAGCTTCACAACAAAGTGAATGGGAGGTCCAGATTTCTGGGGATACATCGAGTATAAAAGCTCGTGCAGTCTCAGACAAAGTTGATGAATTCCTGCGTCGATTGGCCTCTGTGGAACCTCTTCGTTCTCTAGGGAGGTTTGATTCTGGCCGACAGAGACAATTCGGGATTGAAAAACCTGATTTAAAGGTTATTATTAATTTTCGAAAATCCACGATAAAGCCTTTGACCATCAAACTGGCATCGGGTGATCATTCCGTTGTTTATGGGTGGAATTCTCGTAACCCGGAATTGGTTTACGAGTTCAATGAGAAAGTTCTGGGTAACCTTGCGCTGACTGCGGAAAGTTTTTTTGACAAACGAGTTCTTTTTTTTGATGAAAATGCAATTTCAAAAGTGCAACTCGTGCAACCTTTCGGTTCAAGTTGGCTCGTTGAAAAGCATAAAGAAGGGTACTTTTTTTCTCTTCCCGGATACCTCAAAGGAAAACCTGCATCGGATTCAGCCCTTAAACTCTACATCCATTCTCTTGCCCTTCTCCAAGCCCGGCAGTTCGTTCTGGAATCGACTGATGTCGATAAAAGGATTCCTGCTTTGACTCTTCGGTTGTGGCGTGGAACGGATTCTGAACCTTCCACTGTTGCCTTTTATACCGTAAAAGAAAATCCTGGGCAGTATCTGGGGCAATCTTCATGGCTCACTGTTCCTTTTTTACTTGATGCGCAAAGTGTCGGGCAGCTGGTAAAAAGTGCGTTTGACGTGCAAGGGCGTTCTGTTATCAAACTTGATCTGGGGACCGTTGCCAGACTCGTTGTCATACACGGTGAAAATAATTATGCCATTGAACGGAGCACGTCAGGGTGGCGGTTGTTGGATAGTAAAAAAGACCTTCAGGGCATTGACATGTTCCTGTGGCGATTTACAGAGTTACAGTTCGAGGCATTGCCGATTAACAATTTGCCAGATTCCGCCGTGAGGCTTATGTACTGCAAATTGGCAGATAAAAATGGCGATACCTTGACCGAATTAACATTTTACGCCGATCCCAAACTGCCTCAGGGGCAATGTTGGATGAAGAATGGTGGCGGGATGTTCTATCCTGTTTCAAGCAGATTACTCAAAGACTTGCAGGGAATGTTCCCGTCCGGTTCCAGTGAGAACTGA
- the rpoZ gene encoding DNA-directed RNA polymerase subunit omega, whose amino-acid sequence MARITVEDCLAKVSNRFLITQMGIKRVKQYREGYEPLVESKNKEIVSSLREIAAGKILPDQPASEVEVQPGKNDK is encoded by the coding sequence ATGGCTAGAATCACAGTAGAAGATTGTCTCGCAAAGGTTAGCAATCGTTTTCTCATTACCCAGATGGGTATCAAGCGTGTCAAACAGTACCGTGAAGGGTACGAACCTTTGGTTGAAAGCAAAAACAAGGAGATTGTCAGTTCCTTGCGTGAAATAGCTGCTGGCAAAATATTGCCGGACCAACCGGCGAGTGAAGTTGAAGTTCAACCTGGAAAGAATGATAAGTAA
- the dnaJ gene encoding molecular chaperone DnaJ has product MAKRDYYEILEVSAEASQDEIKSAYRKLAFKFHPDRNQDDPEAESKFKEAAEAYEILGNAEKRQSYDRFGHEGVGGNGFSGFSSNEDIFGSFSDIFGEVFGFSSGGRGGGNRPRAGSDLRYNLDISFREAAKGAEVSIQIPVEQECSTCAGSGAAPGTEPDVCAHCGGSGTMQQSQGFFRISVTCPHCRGAGQTISTPCEECMGRGSVITDKDLKVRIPAGVDNNSRLRLRGEGEGGLYGGPPGDLYVVIRVEPDKVFERQAQNLVISREISFVEATLGHRLEVPTLDDPVNLDIPKGAQSGEIFRLRGLGLPHLGSAHKGDLLIEIKVKTPTNLNARQEELLREFAEIESGKLSTKAKGFFKKAKSKVMGE; this is encoded by the coding sequence ATGGCCAAGCGTGATTATTACGAAATTCTAGAGGTTTCTGCGGAAGCATCTCAGGATGAAATCAAATCAGCATATCGGAAGCTCGCTTTTAAGTTTCACCCTGACCGTAATCAGGATGACCCTGAAGCCGAGTCCAAGTTCAAGGAAGCTGCAGAGGCTTACGAGATTTTGGGAAATGCCGAAAAGCGTCAGAGTTACGATCGTTTTGGGCATGAGGGCGTTGGCGGTAACGGCTTTTCCGGGTTTTCAAGTAACGAGGATATCTTTGGATCATTCAGTGATATCTTCGGTGAAGTCTTTGGCTTTTCGTCCGGTGGCAGGGGCGGGGGAAATCGTCCTCGAGCTGGCTCTGATCTTCGGTATAATCTCGACATCAGCTTCAGAGAAGCAGCCAAAGGTGCTGAAGTCAGCATACAGATCCCTGTTGAACAGGAATGCTCGACATGCGCTGGTTCCGGTGCAGCACCGGGTACAGAGCCTGATGTTTGTGCCCATTGTGGTGGGTCTGGGACCATGCAGCAGTCACAGGGGTTTTTCCGAATTTCGGTTACGTGCCCTCATTGCCGTGGAGCAGGACAGACTATCTCGACTCCTTGTGAAGAATGCATGGGACGTGGAAGTGTTATCACTGACAAGGATCTTAAAGTTCGTATTCCCGCCGGAGTGGATAATAATTCTCGGCTGCGTCTTCGTGGGGAAGGTGAAGGAGGTCTTTATGGTGGTCCTCCTGGAGATCTTTATGTGGTCATTCGGGTTGAGCCAGACAAAGTCTTTGAGCGTCAGGCACAGAATCTTGTCATAAGTCGTGAGATATCCTTTGTGGAAGCGACATTGGGTCATCGGCTTGAAGTTCCAACGTTGGATGATCCTGTGAACCTTGATATTCCTAAAGGTGCACAGAGTGGAGAGATCTTCAGGCTTCGTGGACTTGGACTTCCGCATCTTGGGAGTGCTCACAAAGGCGATTTGCTGATTGAGATCAAGGTCAAAACTCCAACTAATCTGAATGCCCGGCAGGAAGAATTGTTGCGGGAATTTGCCGAGATTGAGTCTGGTAAGTTGTCCACTAAGGCCAAGGGCTTTTTCAAGAAAGCAAAAAGCAAGGTTATGGGAGAGTAG
- the moaC gene encoding cyclic pyranopterin monophosphate synthase MoaC encodes MSDRFSHMDGDGNARMVDVSAKKDSTRTAIVRCLVRLAPETLDLLKKDALPKGDVLTTAKIAGIQAAKRASDLIPMCHPLPISYVDIRFTVLDETSCIELEGEVRTTYKTGVEMEALVATQVAAATIYDMCKAVQKDIVIDRCRLVFKSGGKSGTFQAE; translated from the coding sequence GTGTCTGATCGCTTTTCACATATGGATGGAGATGGCAACGCTCGGATGGTCGATGTTTCGGCAAAGAAAGACAGCACTCGGACAGCGATTGTTCGTTGTCTTGTCAGACTTGCTCCTGAGACGTTGGACTTGCTGAAAAAGGATGCACTTCCTAAAGGGGATGTGTTGACAACTGCAAAGATCGCCGGGATTCAGGCAGCCAAACGGGCTTCGGACCTGATTCCCATGTGCCATCCGCTGCCAATCAGTTATGTGGACATTCGTTTCACCGTTTTGGATGAAACATCCTGTATTGAGTTGGAAGGAGAAGTCCGTACAACTTACAAAACCGGTGTTGAAATGGAAGCATTGGTGGCTACTCAAGTCGCAGCAGCAACCATTTATGATATGTGCAAGGCTGTTCAGAAGGATATCGTTATTGACCGTTGTCGACTTGTTTTCAAGAGTGGTGGCAAAAGTGGTACCTTTCAGGCTGAGTGA
- a CDS encoding MBL fold metallo-hydrolase, translating into MYFKQITTPGLGCFSYIIGCPAAREMVVIDPKRDIQDYLDISQQEGMKIIHAIDTHVHADHISGTHELKSQTGCDIMVYESSPVNYPFTPLKEGDAFKIGNAGLEVLSTPGHTPDALSLLVTDFSRGDEPWIILTGDVLFVGDIGRPDLVGDAKLDEQIANLYNSLYVKLAQYPDHLEVFPAHGAGSLCGRGMSSKPSSTLGFERRHNKMLGFNSYESFHFAMNKEFPARPKSFTHIISTNASGAPLLERCPVDLAMAPEQFEERMLAGAVVLDVRDTASYGGYHIPGSLNIGFSDALANWIGMVVEPQADLLLVIDSQADYDRMRTELHRIGYDNILGYLKGGISAWVYSGRPVNRLSIDSAQEIQTNMEQGETLSLIDVRTPVETESGILPGATLIPLDKILAGDFSLSEDGHHILYCASGYRSNIAASYLQQKGYWDVRAMAGGFLAWTRAGYPTSQQ; encoded by the coding sequence ATGTACTTCAAACAAATAACGACTCCAGGTCTCGGTTGTTTTTCCTATATTATCGGATGTCCGGCCGCACGAGAAATGGTCGTCATCGATCCGAAACGGGATATTCAGGATTATCTGGATATCTCGCAGCAAGAAGGCATGAAGATTATTCATGCCATCGATACGCACGTCCACGCAGATCATATCTCCGGAACTCATGAACTGAAGTCGCAAACAGGTTGCGATATCATGGTCTACGAGAGTTCGCCGGTGAACTATCCATTCACACCACTCAAAGAGGGGGATGCCTTCAAAATAGGCAATGCGGGTTTGGAAGTCCTCTCTACCCCTGGGCATACTCCAGATGCCCTCTCCCTTCTGGTCACGGATTTTAGCCGGGGCGATGAACCTTGGATCATTCTAACAGGTGATGTGCTCTTTGTTGGCGACATCGGACGGCCGGACCTGGTAGGCGATGCAAAACTTGATGAGCAGATAGCCAATCTCTACAATTCACTTTATGTCAAACTGGCTCAATATCCTGATCATCTGGAAGTCTTTCCAGCCCATGGGGCAGGTTCTCTTTGTGGTCGCGGAATGAGTTCAAAACCCAGTTCGACACTTGGTTTTGAACGCAGACACAACAAAATGCTCGGCTTCAACTCATATGAATCGTTTCACTTCGCCATGAACAAGGAATTTCCGGCAAGACCCAAAAGCTTTACCCATATCATTTCAACAAACGCCTCGGGTGCTCCTTTATTGGAGAGATGCCCGGTAGATCTGGCAATGGCCCCCGAACAATTCGAGGAAAGGATGCTCGCCGGAGCAGTCGTCCTTGATGTCAGAGATACTGCATCATACGGAGGCTATCATATCCCAGGCTCTCTCAATATAGGGTTCAGCGATGCCCTGGCAAATTGGATAGGTATGGTTGTGGAACCACAGGCAGATTTGCTCTTGGTCATAGACTCTCAGGCCGATTATGACAGAATGCGCACAGAGCTGCATCGTATCGGATATGATAATATCTTGGGGTACCTAAAAGGCGGAATTTCAGCCTGGGTCTATAGTGGCCGTCCAGTCAACAGGCTCTCTATTGACTCTGCCCAGGAAATTCAAACAAATATGGAGCAGGGAGAAACTCTGAGTTTGATTGATGTCCGCACCCCCGTTGAGACAGAATCCGGCATCCTGCCGGGTGCGACTCTCATTCCGCTGGACAAGATACTTGCGGGGGATTTTTCCCTTTCTGAAGACGGTCACCATATACTCTACTGTGCTTCCGGTTATCGCTCCAATATTGCAGCATCCTATCTTCAACAAAAAGGCTATTGGGATGTACGAGCCATGGCTGGAGGATTTCTGGCATGGACCAGAGCCGGATATCCTACCTCCCAACAGTAG
- a CDS encoding Na/Pi cotransporter family protein — MIFSILGGLCGGLGLFLLGMRLMTQGLRNTAGPSLRKILGQWTKTPLRGLFSGFMITALVQSSSAITVAVIGFVNAGLMTMGQSVGVIFGSNIGTTATGWIVAAVGVSVKVKALALPLIGIGAILRLTGGDSPRKHLGDALTGFGIFFLGIEILQSTFHDVESIIDLTILNFAGIQGIVIFVLVGFMLTLVMQSSSAAMALVLTATMSGVVNLECAAAAVIGTNIGTTSTAAMSVIGATDNAKKVASAHILFNLGTGIAATFLIPLFLNIVHNFQPLAEISNPATCLAIFHTTFNLLGVILFLPFTNQLVHFLNERIGKEAADNGKPKYLDSNVLKAPTLAMDALFMELGRLGETIRHIGQKALTSKFRHKDFIKDKAAVESLIVAIRKYCATMQLNNLPASVAENLPLALRVIQYYRKSLNIIDEASSEHAVLNHQLPGIASESARNFRREIREILNVAHTPCSPEFANLAHLMQNLDSHYHELKEELLRIGAQGRLELDRMVSLLDYYSSMRMMCEQAIKGTTYWTLLRDMKTTCAHADQANNYAWKLAG; from the coding sequence ATGATCTTTTCCATCCTCGGCGGACTGTGTGGAGGACTCGGCCTTTTCCTTTTGGGAATGCGCCTCATGACTCAAGGCTTGAGAAACACCGCTGGCCCATCGCTCAGGAAAATACTTGGTCAATGGACCAAGACCCCTCTTCGCGGTCTCTTCTCCGGTTTTATGATCACTGCTCTCGTTCAATCATCGAGCGCCATCACTGTTGCAGTCATAGGATTTGTCAACGCAGGCCTCATGACAATGGGGCAATCTGTAGGAGTGATCTTCGGAAGCAATATCGGCACGACAGCAACCGGCTGGATCGTTGCGGCTGTAGGGGTCAGTGTCAAAGTCAAAGCTCTTGCGTTGCCCCTTATCGGAATTGGGGCGATTCTGAGACTGACAGGTGGGGATTCTCCTCGAAAACACCTTGGTGATGCATTGACAGGCTTCGGCATTTTTTTTCTGGGTATCGAGATACTTCAATCCACTTTTCATGATGTAGAATCCATAATCGACCTGACAATATTGAATTTTGCAGGAATTCAAGGCATTGTCATATTTGTCCTTGTCGGATTCATGCTCACCTTGGTTATGCAAAGTTCAAGCGCTGCCATGGCTCTTGTTCTCACAGCAACGATGTCTGGAGTCGTCAATCTTGAATGTGCTGCAGCCGCTGTCATCGGAACCAATATAGGGACAACAAGTACCGCTGCCATGTCTGTTATTGGAGCCACTGACAATGCCAAAAAAGTTGCCAGTGCCCATATTCTTTTCAATTTGGGCACTGGCATAGCTGCCACCTTCCTGATCCCTCTTTTCCTGAACATCGTTCACAATTTTCAACCATTGGCAGAAATATCGAACCCTGCGACATGCTTGGCGATCTTTCATACAACTTTCAACTTATTGGGTGTTATCCTTTTTCTCCCTTTTACCAACCAACTCGTCCATTTTCTCAATGAACGAATAGGAAAAGAGGCTGCCGATAATGGCAAGCCCAAGTATCTTGATTCGAATGTTCTGAAAGCCCCCACACTGGCAATGGATGCATTATTTATGGAATTAGGAAGGTTGGGGGAAACAATCCGACACATAGGGCAAAAAGCTTTGACTTCAAAGTTCAGACATAAGGATTTTATCAAAGACAAAGCTGCTGTAGAAAGCCTCATTGTCGCCATCCGAAAATATTGCGCGACAATGCAGCTAAATAATCTTCCTGCCTCCGTGGCAGAGAATCTTCCTCTCGCGCTCAGAGTCATCCAGTACTACCGTAAATCACTAAATATTATTGATGAAGCATCGAGTGAGCATGCAGTGCTTAATCATCAACTTCCCGGAATCGCATCCGAATCGGCCAGAAATTTCCGGCGTGAGATTAGAGAGATTCTCAATGTCGCGCACACTCCCTGTTCGCCGGAATTTGCAAACCTCGCTCATTTGATGCAGAATTTGGATAGTCATTATCATGAGTTGAAGGAAGAACTTTTACGTATTGGAGCACAAGGACGACTTGAACTCGATAGAATGGTTTCTCTCCTCGACTATTATTCGTCCATGCGTATGATGTGTGAACAAGCTATCAAGGGGACAACTTACTGGACACTTCTCCGTGATATGAAAACAACATGCGCCCATGCTGACCAAGCAAATAACTACGCCTGGAAACTCGCAGGATAA
- the lysS gene encoding lysine--tRNA ligase: MLEALQAKDELNAVIKTRVEKACGLLDENIHLYPNDFHRDTEIQSILDAHTETADTELETTDQKFAIAGRVVSYRSFGKVTFFHLQDCSAKIQVYVARDELGAEAYRKFKKTDIGDIVGVIGTLFRTKTGELTVKTKSFKLVTKSMRPLPEKYHGLKDVETRYRQRYVDLIVTPRTKEIFKIRTAIVRELRDFLDEKGFMEVETPMMQAIPGGATAKPFETHHNALDMKLYMRIAPELYLKRLLVGGFERVYEINRNFRNEGISTQHNPEFTMLEFYWAYANFENLMDLTEEMFSRVAKKVTGSSVVPYQGEQIDLSVGAWIRMPFHDSLEKVGGVSKDIYSDYEKCKALVKAKGEKVVEGEVLGKLQAKLFDILVEPKLIQPHFIYHYPTDISPLSRRNEVNPEITDRFELFMTGREMANAFSELNDPVDQRGRFEDQVAEKEAGDEEAHFMDEDYVRALEYGMPPAAGQGVGIDRLVMLLTDSASIREVILFPLLRPEVG, encoded by the coding sequence ATGCTCGAGGCCCTGCAGGCCAAAGACGAGCTGAATGCTGTTATTAAGACGCGTGTCGAGAAAGCGTGCGGACTTTTGGATGAGAATATCCATCTCTATCCGAACGACTTTCACAGAGACACCGAAATTCAATCCATCCTGGATGCTCATACGGAGACTGCAGACACTGAGCTGGAAACTACTGACCAGAAATTCGCCATTGCCGGGCGAGTTGTCTCATATCGTTCTTTTGGCAAGGTGACATTTTTTCACTTGCAGGACTGTAGTGCAAAGATTCAAGTCTATGTCGCCAGAGATGAACTGGGAGCTGAGGCATACAGAAAATTCAAAAAGACTGATATTGGGGATATTGTTGGAGTCATAGGTACTCTTTTCCGGACCAAGACTGGTGAGTTAACGGTGAAAACCAAAAGCTTTAAATTGGTCACCAAGTCCATGCGTCCGTTGCCTGAGAAATATCACGGATTGAAAGACGTTGAGACGCGGTATCGCCAAAGGTATGTGGATTTGATTGTCACTCCACGTACCAAGGAAATTTTCAAAATTCGCACTGCTATTGTTCGTGAATTACGGGATTTTCTTGATGAAAAAGGGTTTATGGAAGTTGAAACTCCTATGATGCAAGCCATCCCCGGAGGAGCCACTGCCAAACCTTTTGAGACCCATCATAATGCTCTTGATATGAAATTGTATATGAGGATCGCGCCAGAGTTATACCTCAAGCGCCTTCTTGTTGGCGGATTTGAACGAGTATATGAAATTAATCGAAATTTCCGTAATGAGGGCATTTCGACTCAGCATAACCCTGAATTTACTATGCTGGAGTTTTATTGGGCCTACGCCAATTTTGAAAACCTGATGGATTTGACTGAAGAGATGTTCTCACGGGTTGCCAAAAAGGTGACAGGTTCATCTGTTGTCCCGTATCAGGGTGAGCAGATAGACCTCTCTGTTGGAGCATGGATCAGAATGCCTTTTCATGATTCTTTGGAAAAAGTCGGAGGAGTGTCCAAGGATATCTACTCTGACTATGAAAAATGTAAGGCTTTGGTGAAGGCAAAAGGCGAGAAGGTTGTCGAAGGAGAGGTTTTAGGAAAACTTCAGGCAAAACTTTTTGATATTCTCGTTGAGCCAAAACTTATCCAACCTCATTTTATTTATCATTATCCGACGGATATTTCTCCACTCTCTCGGCGGAATGAAGTGAACCCGGAGATTACGGATCGTTTTGAGTTGTTTATGACTGGGCGCGAAATGGCCAATGCCTTTTCAGAGTTGAATGATCCGGTTGACCAACGCGGACGTTTCGAAGACCAGGTTGCAGAAAAGGAAGCCGGTGATGAGGAAGCCCATTTCATGGATGAGGATTATGTCCGTGCTCTTGAATATGGTATGCCGCCAGCGGCAGGGCAAGGGGTTGGTATAGATCGTCTTGTCATGTTGTTGACCGACAGTGCTTCTATTCGTGAAGTCATTTTGTTCCCATTACTCAGACCGGAGGTTGGGTAA
- a CDS encoding lipoprotein-releasing ABC transporter permease subunit, producing the protein MRFETFVALRYLFALRKQSFISVISIFAVCGVALGVGALIVVIGVMNGFSTDLRDKILGVNSHILVTSLRGGIKDYRELAESAKDVVGVTGVTPFIYSEVMLSTRNGVKGVVLRGIDPSTSGAVLSLSQDMVSGDVANLETAGDSPAIIIGSELAKRLGLTQGSEVNLLSPSGRSGPAGFTPRVKRFVVAGVFRTGMFEYDSSLGYVTIPAARKLLGYKEDTVSGLEISVNDVYNVKNITRSLREKVGSFSVYIRNWQEMNANLFAALELEKTAMFIILAMIVLVGSFSIVTTLVMLVIQKTKDIAVLMSIGASASSIRRIFMLQGTFIGFAGTLLGFLIGVPVSLLLKKYQFIKLPSNVYPVDYLPVRLEAVDLFAIGAAAFLLCFLATIYPARRAAALSPCDALRYE; encoded by the coding sequence ATGCGATTTGAAACATTCGTTGCACTCAGATATCTTTTTGCTCTGCGAAAGCAGTCATTTATTTCTGTTATTTCAATTTTCGCAGTCTGTGGAGTCGCCCTCGGAGTCGGTGCTCTTATTGTCGTCATTGGAGTTATGAACGGGTTTTCAACAGATTTGCGTGACAAGATTCTAGGAGTCAATTCGCACATTTTAGTGACTTCCCTACGTGGTGGAATTAAAGATTACCGAGAATTGGCTGAATCAGCCAAAGATGTCGTCGGGGTTACCGGGGTCACTCCATTCATTTATTCGGAAGTGATGCTATCCACCAGAAATGGTGTCAAAGGGGTTGTTCTGCGTGGTATTGATCCTTCGACATCTGGTGCAGTGCTTTCCCTCTCTCAAGATATGGTCAGTGGCGATGTCGCCAATTTGGAAACGGCTGGAGATTCTCCGGCCATTATCATTGGCTCAGAACTCGCAAAACGTTTGGGATTGACACAGGGATCAGAAGTCAATCTGCTTTCGCCATCCGGGAGATCTGGACCCGCAGGGTTCACTCCGCGTGTTAAGCGTTTTGTCGTCGCAGGTGTCTTTCGGACAGGAATGTTCGAGTATGATTCTTCCTTGGGGTATGTGACTATTCCTGCCGCGAGGAAGCTTCTTGGCTACAAGGAAGATACTGTGTCCGGTTTGGAAATCAGTGTAAATGATGTCTACAACGTCAAGAATATAACCAGGAGTCTGCGGGAAAAGGTTGGATCATTTTCTGTTTATATCAGGAATTGGCAAGAAATGAATGCTAACCTTTTCGCGGCATTAGAGCTTGAAAAAACAGCGATGTTTATCATTCTGGCAATGATTGTCCTTGTTGGATCGTTCAGCATTGTCACTACTCTTGTCATGCTGGTCATACAGAAAACAAAAGATATTGCAGTGCTTATGTCTATAGGTGCAAGCGCTTCCAGTATTCGTCGAATTTTTATGTTGCAAGGGACATTTATTGGTTTTGCAGGGACTCTTTTAGGTTTTCTCATAGGCGTTCCGGTGAGTTTGCTTTTAAAGAAATATCAATTTATCAAGCTCCCAAGTAATGTTTATCCAGTCGATTATCTGCCAGTTCGTTTGGAAGCTGTTGACCTTTTTGCTATCGGAGCAGCTGCCTTTCTCCTCTGTTTTCTTGCAACAATTTATCCGGCTCGTCGCGCAGCGGCGTTGAGCCCTTGCGATGCCTTGCGTTATGAATAA
- a CDS encoding ABC transporter ATP-binding protein, with product MNKEPIYRLVALEKEFEGPSETVRVLKKIDLTIERGESLAVLGASGSGKTTLLHMLGTLDKSSSGQIFLNGVDLCSLSDRRKAELRNREIGFVFQFHHLLPEFSTLENVAMPAFIAGLSRSDGIRKAKEALEMVGLSHRLDHKVTTLSGGERQRAAIARAILLRPKVLLADEPTGNLDEENGAKIGDLLVSLNNELGMTFVVVTHNPALAGMMHRRVELRSGELYAH from the coding sequence ATGAATAAAGAACCGATATATCGTTTGGTCGCTTTAGAAAAAGAGTTTGAAGGCCCTTCTGAAACAGTTCGGGTTCTCAAAAAAATTGATTTGACGATTGAAAGAGGGGAATCTTTGGCTGTTTTGGGTGCATCGGGTTCAGGGAAAACAACCCTCCTTCATATGCTTGGAACGCTTGATAAGAGTTCTTCTGGACAAATTTTTTTAAATGGAGTTGATCTCTGCTCTTTGAGTGATCGGCGGAAAGCTGAATTACGGAATCGAGAAATTGGTTTTGTTTTTCAGTTTCATCACTTGTTGCCCGAGTTTTCAACCTTGGAAAATGTGGCGATGCCCGCGTTTATTGCCGGCCTCAGCCGTTCGGATGGGATAAGAAAAGCAAAGGAAGCTTTGGAAATGGTAGGACTTTCGCACAGACTTGATCACAAGGTGACAACTTTGTCTGGAGGAGAGCGCCAAAGGGCTGCTATTGCGCGCGCTATTCTACTACGTCCAAAAGTGCTCTTGGCTGATGAGCCTACAGGGAATCTTGACGAAGAAAATGGAGCCAAAATTGGCGATTTGTTGGTTTCCCTTAATAATGAATTGGGTATGACGTTCGTCGTTGTGACACATAACCCGGCTTTAGCTGGGATGATGCATCGGCGCGTGGAATTGCGCTCAGGAGAACTGTATGCACACTAG